In Humulus lupulus chromosome 7, drHumLupu1.1, whole genome shotgun sequence, the following are encoded in one genomic region:
- the LOC133792170 gene encoding uncharacterized protein LOC133792170: protein MALQQREVDHQRQELNEWQADMDRRQRDATAALEAVIQLARGQPAPTSQPDEPPSAPPQQGLDPSPPPQPTSPQRPEQHPAGQQDIPFQNPKQQPPSRAGCDNPQRQRQSRAGQPPQSPRRQTTEEPNSSSRGQHPFC, encoded by the coding sequence aTGGCATTGCAACAAAGGGAGGTTGACCATCAacgtcaagagttgaatgagtggcaggctgacatggaccgccgACAAAGAGATGCCACCGCTGCCCTGGAGGCAGTCATCCAATTGGCACGAGGACAACCTGCCCCAACTTCTCAACCAGAtgagccaccaagtgcaccaccacaacaaggccTAGACCCAAGCCCTCCACCTCAGCCGacaagccctcagaggccagagCAACATCCTGCTGGTCAACAAGATATTCCATTCCAAAATCCTAAGCAACAACCACCTTCTCGTGCTGGTTGTGATAATCCCCAGCGGCAAAGGCAGAGTAGGGCTGGGCAGCCTCCCCAAAGTCCTAGACGCCAAACTACTGAGGAACCAAATTCTTCGAGCAGGGGACAACAccccttctgctaa